TTATGCATGAAATCAACTGCCCGCACTGCAAGAAAGCGTTCAAGATTGACGAGGCTGGGTACGCGGACATTCTCAAGCAGGTTCGCGACAAGGACTTCGAGCATCAGTTGCACGAGCGGCTCGAATTGGCCGAGCAGGACAAGCAGAATGCAGTTGAGCTTGCGACAACTAAGGTCACCAGCCAGTTGGAAAAGGCGGCTGCAACCAAAGATGCTGAGATTCAGGGCCTGAAGGCACAGCTCGACTCCATTGAGGTTGCGCAGAAGCTCGCGATTACCGAGGCGGTCAATGTAGTCGAGAAGGAGCGCAACGAACTGAAGAGCGGCCTTGCGCAGGCGAAGATTGAGATACAGCTCGTCGAGAAGTCGCTCAAGGACAAGTACGAGACGCAGATCAAGGATCGTGATGATGCAATCGAGCGCCTTCGGGATATGAAGGCTCGTCTGTCGACTAAGATGGTTGGCGAAACTCTCGAGCAGCACTGCGAAACCGAGTTCAACCGTATTCGGGCGACGGCGTTTCCGAGGGCATATTTCGAAAAAGACAACGACGCGCGAGCTGGCAGCAAGGGAGACTACATCTTTCGTGACTCGGATGAGGCTGGCACTGAGATCGTCTCGATCATGTTCGAGATGAAGAACGAGAGCGATGAAACAGCTTCCAAGAAGAAGAACGAAGACTTTCTTAAAGAGCTCGACAAGGACCGGAATGAAAAGAGCTGTGAATACGCGATCCTCGTTTCACTTCTTGAGTCTGATAGCGAGCTTTACAACACCGGCATTGTCGATGTATCCCACCGTTATCGGAAGATGTATGTCGTCCGACCGCAATTCTTCATCCCAATCATTACGCTGCTGCGAAACGCCGCCCAGAACTCACTGAAGTACAAAACAGAGCTCGCGCTAGTGAAAGAACAGAACATTGATATCACGAACTTCGAGAACGAGCTCGAGGCGTTCAAGACTGGTTTCGCCCGGAATTACGAACTGGCGTCCAAGAAATTTAAGAAAGCCATTGATGAGATCGACAAAACCATCGACCATCTTCAGAAGACCAAGGATGCGTTGCTCGGTTCTGAAAACAATCTCCGTCTTGCCAACAACAAAGCCGACGACGTGACCATTAAAAAACTGACTAAGGGTAACCCGACAATGGCTTCAAAGTTCGCTGAGCTCAAGAACGATGATCCTGAATGACACGCTCACCCAGCCACCGCCACCCGACCCAATCGAGCGCCGGGGGGACCCCATGCTGGCGGGCTGGT
This DNA window, taken from Candidatus Latescibacterota bacterium, encodes the following:
- a CDS encoding DUF2130 domain-containing protein, translating into MHEINCPHCKKAFKIDEAGYADILKQVRDKDFEHQLHERLELAEQDKQNAVELATTKVTSQLEKAAATKDAEIQGLKAQLDSIEVAQKLAITEAVNVVEKERNELKSGLAQAKIEIQLVEKSLKDKYETQIKDRDDAIERLRDMKARLSTKMVGETLEQHCETEFNRIRATAFPRAYFEKDNDARAGSKGDYIFRDSDEAGTEIVSIMFEMKNESDETASKKKNEDFLKELDKDRNEKSCEYAILVSLLESDSELYNTGIVDVSHRYRKMYVVRPQFFIPIITLLRNAAQNSLKYKTELALVKEQNIDITNFENELEAFKTGFARNYELASKKFKKAIDEIDKTIDHLQKTKDALLGSENNLRLANNKADDVTIKKLTKGNPTMASKFAELKNDDPE